One part of the Desulfurobacterium pacificum genome encodes these proteins:
- a CDS encoding GTP-binding protein, producing MAKQKFERTKPHKNVGTIGHVDHGKTTLTAAITHCLALKG from the coding sequence ATGGCGAAGCAGAAATTTGAAAGGACCAAGCCCCACAAGAACGTGGGAACCATAGGGCACGTAGACCACGGCAAGACCACACTAACAGCAGCCATCACCCACTGCTTAGCACTCAAAGGAAT
- a CDS encoding thymidine phosphorylase — protein sequence MIFKELIKRKRDGQKLSSEEIDWIVKEFTSGKIPSYQMSAFLMAIYFQGLDDQETLALTKSMLESGETITIPSDLPLVDKHSTGGIGDKVSLILSPVLAEMGLNVAMLSGRALGFTGGTADKLESTGMKVELTPEEIEESVKRFGFSISTQTENVAPADRKIYALRDATATVESIPLIVASILSKKLAINTESIVFDVKVGTGAFMKTLKDAEKLAQGLVNVSKLYGKKAAALITEMSQPLGEYAGNALEVKETLSALSGEISPDLLEIVTSLCGSLYQLSDLGTFECGKNLAKEVILSGKAYERFVNWIEFWGGSLNLPTAKNIIKVKSEKEGWISNINGERLGYLIIEMGGGRKKADDAIDYSVGLRFFKKIGDFVKKGEVIGEIYCSEIKHEYINSFLSAYEFSSSPVDSPNLIKKSIV from the coding sequence GTGATTTTCAAGGAACTTATAAAAAGAAAAAGGGACGGGCAGAAACTTTCATCGGAAGAGATAGACTGGATAGTTAAAGAATTTACTTCAGGAAAAATCCCCTCCTACCAGATGTCCGCTTTTCTAATGGCTATCTACTTTCAGGGGTTGGACGACCAGGAAACCCTTGCCCTTACAAAGAGTATGCTTGAAAGTGGAGAGACCATAACTATACCTTCCGATTTACCTTTAGTGGATAAACACAGCACAGGGGGGATAGGCGACAAGGTTTCTCTAATTTTATCTCCCGTTTTAGCAGAGATGGGGCTCAACGTAGCAATGCTTTCAGGCAGAGCTTTAGGTTTCACTGGCGGAACAGCAGATAAGTTAGAAAGTACAGGAATGAAGGTAGAACTCACTCCTGAAGAGATTGAAGAATCGGTTAAGCGCTTTGGCTTTTCAATATCCACTCAGACGGAGAACGTAGCGCCGGCGGATAGGAAAATTTACGCTTTGAGAGATGCGACAGCTACCGTTGAAAGCATTCCTCTGATAGTGGCGAGTATCCTGAGTAAAAAGCTTGCAATAAACACAGAATCAATCGTGTTTGACGTCAAAGTCGGAACCGGTGCCTTTATGAAAACACTAAAAGATGCAGAAAAGTTAGCTCAAGGACTTGTTAACGTTTCTAAACTCTACGGAAAAAAAGCTGCTGCTCTTATAACGGAAATGTCTCAGCCCTTAGGCGAATACGCAGGTAACGCTTTAGAGGTTAAGGAAACACTTTCAGCCCTTTCAGGCGAAATCTCTCCTGACCTTTTAGAAATTGTTACTTCCCTTTGTGGAAGCTTATACCAGCTGAGTGATTTGGGGACTTTTGAATGTGGTAAGAACTTAGCAAAAGAGGTAATACTTTCGGGAAAGGCTTACGAAAGGTTTGTAAACTGGATTGAGTTCTGGGGAGGTTCATTAAATCTTCCGACTGCTAAAAATATTATAAAGGTAAAATCGGAAAAGGAGGGTTGGATTTCAAACATAAACGGAGAGCGTTTGGGCTATTTGATAATAGAGATGGGCGGTGGCAGAAAGAAAGCTGACGACGCTATAGATTACTCTGTCGGTTTACGTTTCTTTAAGAAAATTGGGGATTTTGTTAAGAAAGGGGAGGTAATAGGAGAAATTTACTGCAGTGAAATTAAGCACGAATATATCAATAGTTTTCTGTCAGCTTACGAATTCTCATCAAGTCCTGTTGATTCTCCCAATTTAATTAAGAAAAGTATCGTTTAA
- a CDS encoding site-2 protease family protein codes for MQEWIMSFLISLPAILWAITVHEFAHGYVAYKLGDPTPKITGRLTLNPLAHIDILGFVALVIAHFGWAKPVMINPANFRKLGRKWGEVVVAFAGPFANFVSAFLSILLIKYLPFSSLPPQIAQPLYLMLKYNVFINVAFGVFNLLPIPPLDGSKILEAFLPPRLYATYKQIEPYGFIILIILVISPILNWILVPLVNAVINVMLAVA; via the coding sequence TTGCAAGAGTGGATTATGTCATTTTTAATATCTCTGCCAGCGATTCTCTGGGCTATTACGGTTCACGAATTCGCTCACGGTTACGTAGCGTATAAATTAGGTGACCCGACGCCTAAAATTACGGGAAGGTTGACCCTTAACCCTTTAGCTCACATTGATATTTTAGGTTTTGTTGCTTTGGTTATTGCTCACTTTGGATGGGCAAAACCTGTAATGATAAATCCTGCAAACTTCAGAAAACTTGGCAGGAAATGGGGCGAAGTTGTAGTTGCTTTTGCAGGTCCATTTGCCAACTTTGTAAGTGCTTTTCTAAGTATTTTGCTGATTAAGTATTTGCCATTTTCTTCCCTGCCGCCTCAGATTGCCCAGCCTTTGTATCTGATGCTTAAATACAACGTTTTTATTAACGTTGCTTTCGGCGTTTTTAACCTGCTTCCAATTCCTCCGCTTGATGGTTCAAAAATCCTTGAAGCTTTTCTGCCTCCAAGACTTTACGCAACTTATAAACAGATAGAGCCTTACGGTTTTATTATTCTTATAATACTGGTTATAAGCCCAATACTTAACTGGATTTTAGTTCCTCTTGTTAACGCTGTAATTAACGTAATGCTGGCGGTAGCGTGA
- a CDS encoding TIGR00296 family protein, with product MLLDLNSGRFLVKLAREAAENFVKYGIKIDPPVETPEELFEKRGVFVTIKTYPEKDLRGCIGYPEPIMPLVLATIDAAISAAVKDPRFLPVQPEEFDSLIFEVTVLTPPEPITVPPAERPKAIKIGRDGLIVRCGYASGLLLPQVPVEWGWNEEEFLSHTCLKAGLPADCWLRPECQFYRFQGQIFTEVEPYGEVVEEKL from the coding sequence ATGCTCTTAGACTTAAATAGTGGAAGATTTTTAGTAAAACTTGCCAGAGAAGCAGCGGAAAACTTCGTTAAATATGGAATAAAGATAGACCCTCCGGTAGAAACGCCGGAGGAACTCTTTGAAAAGAGAGGCGTTTTTGTAACTATAAAAACCTATCCGGAAAAAGATTTGAGAGGTTGTATAGGCTATCCAGAACCTATAATGCCTTTGGTTTTAGCCACTATAGATGCTGCAATCTCAGCAGCAGTAAAAGACCCCCGTTTTCTTCCTGTTCAACCGGAAGAATTTGATTCTCTAATTTTTGAAGTGACCGTCCTTACTCCTCCAGAACCTATTACCGTTCCTCCTGCTGAAAGACCTAAGGCAATTAAAATAGGAAGAGATGGGCTTATCGTCCGTTGCGGATACGCTTCGGGACTTCTGCTTCCCCAGGTTCCGGTTGAGTGGGGCTGGAACGAAGAGGAGTTTCTCAGCCATACCTGTTTAAAGGCTGGTCTTCCGGCAGACTGCTGGTTAAGACCTGAATGTCAGTTTTACAGGTTTCAGGGACAGATTTTTACAGAAGTGGAACCTTACGGAGAAGTTGTAGAAGAGAAACTTTAG
- the mtnP gene encoding S-methyl-5'-thioadenosine phosphorylase encodes MKIGIIGGSGLYDIEGLTDVEEIYLETPFGKPSDAYIHGKLEGKDVYFLPRHGRGHVFLPSEVPYRANIYGFKMLGVDCIISVSAVGSMKEEIKPGDFVIVTQYFDRTKNRPSTFFGNGIVAHIPFDTPTCPLLNKIIYDACVEEGIPVHKEGTYICIEGPQFSTKAESKIYRSWGVDVIGMTNIPEAKLAREAEIPYSAVALATDYDVWKEGEEVNVEKVLATMAKNIENAKKMLKRVISVIKEEDIADSPAKNALAGAIQTKPEYITDEVKERLKLLLEGRI; translated from the coding sequence ATGAAAATAGGAATCATCGGTGGAAGCGGACTTTACGATATTGAAGGACTTACAGACGTTGAAGAAATCTACCTTGAAACGCCTTTTGGCAAACCTTCCGACGCTTACATTCACGGAAAACTTGAAGGCAAGGACGTTTATTTCCTTCCAAGGCACGGCAGAGGACACGTATTCCTCCCCTCAGAAGTTCCGTACAGGGCAAACATTTACGGTTTCAAAATGCTCGGCGTTGACTGCATAATCTCTGTTAGCGCTGTAGGTTCAATGAAGGAAGAAATCAAGCCAGGTGATTTCGTTATAGTTACCCAGTATTTTGATAGAACGAAAAACCGTCCTTCAACGTTTTTCGGAAACGGAATAGTTGCGCACATTCCTTTTGATACGCCCACCTGTCCTTTGCTCAACAAAATCATTTACGATGCATGCGTTGAAGAGGGTATTCCTGTCCATAAGGAAGGAACTTACATCTGCATTGAAGGACCTCAGTTTTCTACGAAAGCTGAATCCAAGATTTACAGAAGCTGGGGCGTTGACGTTATAGGAATGACCAATATTCCAGAAGCCAAGCTTGCCAGAGAAGCAGAAATACCTTATTCAGCAGTTGCCCTTGCGACAGACTACGACGTCTGGAAAGAGGGTGAAGAGGTTAACGTAGAAAAGGTTCTGGCAACTATGGCTAAAAACATTGAAAATGCTAAAAAGATGCTTAAAAGAGTTATCAGCGTGATAAAGGAAGAGGATATAGCGGACTCTCCTGCTAAGAACGCTCTCGCCGGTGCAATTCAAACGAAGCCGGAGTATATTACAGATGAGGTAAAAGAAAGATTGAAACTCTTGCTGGAAGGGCGAATATAA
- a CDS encoding LemA family protein: MLYFFIFAIAVIVLLFFYSVSVYNRFQQLKNGAEATFGQIKVALKKRLDLISQLLESVKSYASFEKETLEKVTEMRASVLKANSPQEIKDVERETRGLLGNILVTVESYPELKTSSLVQELMDAVKNVESEIARFRYTYNNIAQEFNTMLDTFPTNVVGGIFGFKKMEYLEFEEEIEKRPNLNWNI; encoded by the coding sequence ATGCTTTATTTCTTTATTTTCGCTATTGCGGTTATTGTTTTACTATTCTTTTATTCCGTATCAGTTTATAACAGGTTTCAACAGCTTAAAAACGGTGCAGAAGCTACTTTTGGACAGATTAAAGTAGCGTTAAAAAAGAGACTTGACCTTATATCTCAGCTTTTAGAGTCTGTAAAAAGCTATGCATCTTTTGAAAAGGAAACGTTAGAAAAAGTTACTGAGATGAGAGCTTCTGTTTTAAAAGCTAATTCTCCGCAAGAAATCAAAGATGTTGAAAGGGAAACAAGGGGATTGTTGGGAAATATTTTAGTTACGGTAGAAAGTTATCCTGAGCTTAAAACTTCAAGTCTCGTTCAGGAATTGATGGATGCGGTTAAAAACGTTGAATCTGAAATAGCAAGGTTTAGATATACCTACAATAATATTGCTCAAGAGTTTAACACGATGTTAGATACGTTTCCGACGAATGTGGTGGGGGGGATTTTTGGTTTTAAGAAAATGGAATACCTTGAATTTGAAGAGGAAATTGAAAAGAGACCCAACCTTAACTGGAACATTTGA
- a CDS encoding DUF2207 family protein produces MNEIKNLIKYLLTIFIIGIIGIWTSNLSPLLFLYSLYCSKAEFTLKLDNKTYFSEEYVYKVKSNNSYRMLYRFWKIPLLPSPSFSSFSSLSPLTSFHSPSSTHSNQQPTPNSPYIEVTNVKSKYDWYIKDYKGKIYGKFKNPRSVFLVKSLAQKNEVGTVNPSFFKKGTYTLKASYLLFLPAHTDGKLYHMNFKIADKHVPYKEITLTILDPNNAVEQVFPHFPVSSLKKEKGKITLTGTAFENQLVEVELLLKKNPGSPFLQKVNNVKELTLMMSNRWVYPTVYISIYTQKILTLTILLLPLLIFLSYLKLGTEKYFLIPKYLSFIPNKNRKPYLVNLIFQGDAAEADENAFYATLLDLQERGLIKLKENGKVEIYSTNTNDPYEKSALSFMLKFSKKENGKAVFSPSLIERTISIAEATKDVETLKSLKEEWEKVFKYTDLKTTEEFIDMRLPKLLRKIIFILFLLFIPIVFLIAIHSQITWVNSVKIFILFMTLTLQITIIAASPTQLLGRWKKNYYREKLKWEAFKNFLSNFAMIQKYTPEDIVIWKEWLTYGTALGVADKVEESLKKLKIEIPEVKNLRTLRTHLAITHTNLNTAISNVAPSSGGGGGFGVGGGAGGGGAGGR; encoded by the coding sequence ATGAATGAAATCAAAAATTTAATTAAATACCTGTTAACTATCTTCATTATTGGAATAATCGGTATTTGGACTTCTAACTTATCACCTTTACTATTTCTCTATTCTCTTTATTGCTCTAAAGCAGAATTTACGTTGAAATTGGACAATAAAACGTACTTCTCGGAAGAATACGTCTACAAAGTCAAGTCAAACAATAGCTACAGAATGCTTTATAGATTCTGGAAAATCCCCCTCTTACCTTCCCCTTCCTTCTCCTCCTTCTCTTCCCTCTCCCCTCTCACCTCATTCCACTCTCCATCTTCCACCCATTCTAACCAGCAACCAACCCCAAATTCGCCTTACATAGAAGTAACCAACGTAAAATCCAAGTATGACTGGTACATCAAAGACTACAAAGGCAAAATCTACGGAAAGTTCAAAAACCCCCGTAGTGTCTTTTTAGTTAAATCCCTTGCCCAGAAAAATGAAGTGGGAACGGTAAACCCTTCCTTCTTCAAAAAAGGAACTTACACGCTAAAAGCCTCCTACCTCCTCTTCCTCCCAGCTCACACAGACGGCAAGCTCTACCATATGAACTTTAAAATCGCTGACAAGCACGTTCCATACAAAGAAATAACGCTAACAATCTTAGACCCAAACAACGCCGTAGAGCAGGTATTCCCTCACTTCCCCGTATCATCACTCAAAAAAGAAAAAGGAAAGATAACGCTCACAGGAACAGCGTTTGAAAACCAATTGGTAGAAGTAGAACTACTCCTAAAGAAAAATCCCGGCTCCCCCTTCCTCCAAAAAGTGAACAACGTAAAAGAACTAACTCTTATGATGAGTAACCGCTGGGTATATCCCACTGTTTATATCTCAATCTATACACAAAAAATCCTCACCCTCACCATCCTCCTTCTTCCACTACTCATCTTTCTATCCTACTTAAAGTTAGGAACAGAAAAATACTTCCTCATTCCCAAATACCTTTCATTCATCCCCAACAAAAACAGAAAGCCCTACCTCGTAAACCTGATTTTTCAGGGAGATGCAGCAGAAGCAGATGAAAACGCCTTCTACGCAACCCTCTTAGACCTTCAAGAAAGAGGCTTAATAAAGCTCAAAGAAAACGGCAAAGTTGAAATCTACAGCACAAACACAAACGACCCATACGAAAAATCCGCCCTCTCCTTCATGCTCAAATTTTCAAAAAAAGAGAACGGCAAAGCAGTATTCTCTCCTTCCCTCATAGAAAGAACAATAAGTATTGCCGAAGCAACAAAAGATGTAGAAACCCTAAAATCCCTCAAAGAAGAGTGGGAAAAAGTATTCAAATACACAGACCTTAAAACCACAGAAGAATTCATAGACATGAGACTACCCAAACTCTTGCGAAAAATCATATTCATCCTGTTCCTTCTCTTCATACCAATCGTATTCTTAATAGCCATACACAGCCAAATCACCTGGGTAAACTCAGTCAAAATCTTCATACTCTTTATGACCTTAACGCTGCAGATAACGATAATCGCAGCCTCTCCCACCCAACTATTGGGAAGGTGGAAGAAAAATTACTACAGAGAGAAACTGAAATGGGAAGCGTTCAAAAATTTCCTATCAAACTTTGCAATGATACAGAAGTACACTCCCGAAGACATCGTAATCTGGAAAGAATGGCTAACCTACGGCACAGCCTTAGGAGTAGCAGACAAAGTTGAAGAAAGCCTCAAAAAACTCAAAATAGAAATACCGGAAGTCAAAAACTTAAGAACGCTCAGAACCCACCTTGCGATAACCCATACTAATTTAAATACTGCCATCTCCAATGTGGCTCCATCATCAGGAGGAGGCGGAGGATTCGGCGTAGGTGGAGGCGCAGGAGGCGGAGGCGCAGGAGGAAGGTAG
- the hisF gene encoding imidazole glycerol phosphate synthase subunit HisF, whose translation MLAKRIIPCLDVKEGRVVKGVNFVNLIDAGDPVENAKVYDEQGADELVFLDITASYEKRSIMIDVVKRTAEEVFMPLTVGGGVRTVEDIRNLLHAGADKVSINTAAVKNPELITEGAKLFGSQCIVVAIDAKRVGDHWEVFIHGGRTPTGIDAVEWAKEVVDRGAGEILLTSMDRDGTKAGYDIELTRAISEAVSVPVIASGGAGKKEHFYEGLVEGKADAVLAASVFHFREISIPELKRYLKERGVWVRI comes from the coding sequence ATGCTTGCTAAGAGGATTATTCCCTGTCTTGATGTTAAAGAAGGTAGAGTGGTTAAGGGTGTGAACTTCGTTAACCTTATAGATGCAGGTGACCCTGTTGAAAATGCCAAAGTTTACGATGAGCAGGGCGCTGATGAGCTTGTGTTCCTTGATATTACGGCAAGTTACGAGAAGCGTTCCATAATGATTGATGTTGTAAAGAGAACTGCTGAAGAAGTTTTTATGCCTTTAACTGTTGGCGGTGGTGTGAGAACGGTTGAAGATATAAGAAATCTTCTTCATGCTGGAGCGGACAAGGTTTCCATAAACACTGCTGCCGTTAAAAATCCGGAGCTTATTACGGAAGGGGCGAAGCTTTTCGGCTCCCAGTGTATAGTTGTTGCGATAGATGCAAAAAGGGTTGGAGACCACTGGGAAGTTTTTATTCACGGCGGTAGAACGCCTACCGGGATAGATGCTGTTGAGTGGGCGAAGGAAGTGGTGGACAGGGGAGCCGGAGAGATTCTTTTAACTTCTATGGATAGAGACGGAACGAAGGCAGGTTACGATATAGAGCTGACGAGAGCGATTTCTGAAGCTGTTTCTGTTCCGGTTATCGCTTCTGGCGGTGCTGGAAAGAAAGAGCATTTTTACGAAGGACTTGTTGAAGGTAAGGCTGACGCTGTTCTGGCGGCTTCCGTTTTCCACTTTAGAGAGATTTCTATTCCTGAACTTAAAAGATATTTGAAGGAAAGGGGCGTTTGGGTGAGGATTTAA
- the groES gene encoding co-chaperone GroES, whose protein sequence is MKLKPLYDRVVVKKIEMEQKTAGGIILPDTAKEESQLGEVIAVGEGKLLENGEIRPLKVKEGDKVLYSKYAGNEVKIDGEELLILREEDILAIVEE, encoded by the coding sequence ATGAAGCTCAAGCCACTCTACGACAGAGTTGTAGTAAAGAAGATTGAAATGGAGCAGAAAACTGCAGGGGGTATTATCCTTCCAGATACTGCTAAGGAAGAATCTCAGCTCGGAGAAGTTATTGCAGTAGGTGAAGGAAAACTCCTTGAGAATGGCGAAATAAGACCTCTCAAGGTTAAAGAAGGCGACAAGGTTCTCTATAGCAAGTACGCAGGAAACGAAGTGAAGATTGACGGCGAAGAACTCCTCATCCTAAGAGAAGAGGACATCCTCGCAATCGTTGAAGAGTAA
- the groL gene encoding chaperonin GroEL (60 kDa chaperone family; promotes refolding of misfolded polypeptides especially under stressful conditions; forms two stacked rings of heptamers to form a barrel-shaped 14mer; ends can be capped by GroES; misfolded proteins enter the barrel where they are refolded when GroES binds) has protein sequence MAGKEILFADEARQKIKAGVDKLANAVKATMGPGGRNVVLERKFGSPVVTKDGVTVAKEIELPDPVENIGAQLVKEVAQKTADKAGDGTTTATVLAQAIFNDGLKFVTAGDNAIEVKRGIDEAVKVIVDELKSISKPVETKEQIAQVATISANYDREIGELIAEAMDKVGKEGVITVEEAKGLETTLEVVEGMQFDRGYLSPYFVTDPDKMECVLENPYILIYGKKISNIRELLPVLEAVAREGRPLLIIAEDVEGEALATLVVNKLRGTLQVCAVKAPGFGERRKAMLQDIAILTGGTAILEDLGIKLENVTLDMLGQADKVVVDKEHTTIIGGKGKPEDIEARIKQIKAELEKATSEYDKEKLQERLAKLAGGVAIIKVGAATEAELKEKKARVEDALHATRAAVEEGIVPGGGTALIAAAQKLEDLIKKLDEAGEIDKKHGVEIVKKAVESPLRQIADNAGFAGQVIVEKVKELIKEKGVEWGFNARKGDFENLVEAGIIDPTKVERVALQNAASAAGLLLTTEATVTEIPEKEEKTPGGMPEF, from the coding sequence ATGGCAGGAAAAGAAATACTCTTTGCAGATGAAGCAAGACAAAAAATAAAAGCTGGTGTAGATAAATTGGCTAACGCCGTTAAAGCTACAATGGGACCAGGTGGAAGAAACGTTGTTCTTGAAAGAAAGTTCGGTTCTCCAGTAGTAACAAAAGACGGTGTTACTGTCGCTAAGGAAATTGAACTTCCAGACCCAGTAGAAAACATCGGCGCTCAGCTTGTAAAAGAGGTTGCTCAAAAAACAGCTGACAAAGCTGGTGACGGAACAACTACAGCTACCGTATTAGCTCAGGCAATCTTCAACGACGGTCTCAAGTTCGTTACAGCTGGCGACAACGCAATTGAAGTTAAAAGAGGAATTGACGAAGCTGTTAAGGTTATCGTTGATGAACTCAAATCCATCTCCAAGCCAGTAGAAACAAAAGAGCAAATTGCTCAGGTAGCTACAATCTCTGCAAACTACGACAGAGAAATCGGTGAACTTATTGCCGAAGCTATGGACAAAGTAGGTAAGGAAGGCGTTATCACAGTAGAAGAAGCTAAAGGTCTTGAGACTACATTAGAAGTTGTTGAAGGTATGCAGTTTGACAGAGGATACCTCTCCCCATACTTCGTAACAGACCCAGACAAGATGGAGTGCGTTCTTGAAAATCCATACATCTTAATCTACGGCAAGAAAATCAGCAACATCAGAGAACTCTTACCAGTGCTTGAAGCTGTTGCAAGAGAAGGAAGACCACTTCTCATTATCGCTGAAGACGTAGAAGGCGAAGCTCTTGCAACACTTGTAGTTAACAAGCTCCGTGGAACACTCCAGGTATGCGCTGTTAAAGCTCCTGGATTTGGTGAAAGAAGAAAGGCTATGCTCCAGGACATCGCAATACTCACAGGTGGAACTGCAATTCTTGAGGACCTCGGTATTAAGCTTGAAAACGTTACACTTGATATGCTCGGTCAGGCTGACAAGGTTGTTGTTGACAAAGAGCACACAACAATCATCGGCGGTAAAGGTAAGCCAGAAGACATTGAAGCAAGAATCAAGCAAATCAAGGCTGAACTTGAGAAGGCAACTTCTGAATATGACAAAGAGAAGCTTCAGGAAAGACTTGCAAAACTTGCTGGTGGCGTAGCTATCATCAAGGTAGGTGCTGCTACTGAAGCTGAGCTCAAAGAGAAGAAGGCTCGCGTAGAAGACGCACTTCACGCAACAAGAGCTGCAGTAGAAGAGGGTATCGTTCCTGGTGGTGGAACAGCGTTGATTGCTGCTGCTCAAAAACTTGAAGACCTCATCAAGAAGCTTGACGAAGCTGGCGAAATAGACAAGAAGCACGGAGTAGAAATCGTTAAGAAGGCTGTTGAATCTCCGCTCAGACAGATTGCTGACAACGCTGGATTTGCAGGACAGGTAATCGTTGAGAAAGTTAAGGAACTCATCAAAGAAAAAGGCGTTGAGTGGGGCTTCAACGCAAGGAAGGGTGACTTTGAAAACCTTGTAGAAGCTGGAATCATTGACCCAACAAAGGTTGAAAGGGTTGCTCTCCAGAACGCTGCATCTGCAGCAGGATTGCTCCTCACAACTGAAGCTACTGTAACAGAGATTCCTGAAAAGGAAGAGAAAACTCCAGGCGGAATGCCTGAATTCTAA